A single window of Nasonia vitripennis strain AsymCx chromosome 4, Nvit_psr_1.1, whole genome shotgun sequence DNA harbors:
- the LOC100119821 gene encoding histone deacetylase 6 isoform X1, with translation MKNKFLRLFQMTFLNVIVNTHQYCASKHHVHLKKREGTHICIAVLILNMSELDARANLISAARKLADSEIQLIKAIDNSRHGNSDKELKTMSVKAKNSSNFINKKSARIANAKPSAAILAAKREAAQRKKALEKKSSNTVIRDIYQKAIDAKEMIRKDTGLVYDESMAEHRCLWDENYPECPERFTRVFQRCKELGLVERCKYITPRSAEYSELLLKHTPAHIEILKSTEGCNNEKKLEDLSSKYDAIYFHPSTYQLSLLATGSTINLVENICKENIQNGMAIIRPPGHHAMKAEYCGYCFFNNVAISAEVALKNNLAKRILIVDWDVHHGQATQQMFYNDPRVVYFSIHRYENGEFWPNLRESNYHYIGDGPGEGYNFNIPLNETGMTNSDYIAIFQQVLLPMAYEFQPDLIIVSAGYDAALGCPEGLMNITPACYTHLLSSLLGLAAGKVAVVLEGGYCLKSLAESAALTLRTLLGDPCPMIEDLVPPCKSIQETILNVIYAHRLHWKCYQHQDSYSVNSTSSSDKKQDQHLPIVLFNGPDELPTIFETRNCYPVQSQDELHEINKKLEHLQQITNLKKAPNRVCIVYDDRMLKHYNVVDESHPEKPGRITSIFSKHKDYNLLERCILLQGRAASEEEILLAHTQDYLDNIKKTAETKLKDLAKQASSLNSVYLHPETWTSAAISAGSLLQVVDSILNGESQSGVAIVRPPGHHAEEDAACGFCIFNNVAIAAKYAVSCHNLKRVLIVDWDIHHGNGTQSILENDSSILYISLHRYDNGSFFPHSKAANYNVVGTGKGEGFNVNIPWNKRGMGDAEYIAAFQQVVMPIAYQYNPELVLVSAGFDACIADPLGGCKVSPEMYGHMTHWLSSLANGRIILTLEGGYNVNSISHAMTMCTKALLGDPLVPLDAHQVACPSAVASINNVLQTHKQYWPNLVFQKALPQENVLPKARVPRAKPTERLSTRENFPSLPHNGDPEQEPERNQSQPEDSTEQILQLEIHLDNLSIRECVNPDKKKEDFSNPGGSSTGGSSGTDQPGTSSQGSTSETLADYLQDNLQALLAEEMFAVIPLSDCPHLGSVKEVPASGIDVNSPCVECSSTVENWICLECYTVHCARNINQHALLHEQSTQHPLTLSFNDVSVWCYGCEAYIDNPRLYAARNAVHIGKFHTELPWTYSDNAGSSS, from the exons atgaaaaataaatttttgagaCTTTTTCAAATgacttttttaaatgtaatagtTAACACTCACCAATATTGTGCCAGTAAACATCATGTGCACTTGAAAAAAAGGGAGGGGACACACATTTGCATAGCAGTCTTGATTCTAAATATG TCGGAATTAGATGCACGTGCCAATCTCATCAGCGCTGCTAGGAAATTAGCAGACAGTGAAATTCAGTTGATAAAAGCAATTGATAATTCTAGGCATGGTAATTCAGATAAAGAATTGAAAACCATGTCAGTAAAGGCTAAAAACTCTAGCAACTTTATCAACAAAAAATCAGCAAGGATAGCTAat GCAAAACCCTCTGCAGCTATTCTTGCTGCAAAAAGAGAAGCTGCACAGCGAAAGAAGGCCTTGGAAAAGAAGAGTAGTAATACAGTTATTCGAGACATTTACCAGAAAGCCATTGATGCAAAAGAGATGATTCGAAAAGACACTGGACTTGTATATGATGAGTCTATGGCAGAGCATAGATGTTTATGGGATGAGAATTACCCAGAATGTCCAGAAAGATTTACTAGAGTTTTCCAAAGGTGCAAAGAGTTAGGATTAGTTGAACGCTGTAAATATATTACTCCACGATCTGCTGAGTATAGTGAACTACTTTTAAAACATACACCTGCCCACATAGAGATACTGAAATCAACTGAAggttgtaacaatgaaaagaAATTGGAAGACCTGTCTTCAAAATATGATGCTATTTACTTCCATCCA TCTACATATCAACTGTCACTACTTGCAACAGGATCAACAATAAAtttagttgaaaatatttgtaaagaaaatattcaaaatggAATGGCTATAATAAG ACCCCCAGGTCATCATGCCATGAAAGCAGAATACTGTGGATACTGTTTTTTCAACAATGTAGCTATATCTGCCGAAGTAgccttaaaaaataatttagcaaAAAGAATTCTTATAGTAGATTGGGATGTTCACCATGGACAAGCAACTCAACaaatgttttataatgatCCAAG agtggtttatttttctatacatCGTTATGAAAATGGAGAATTTTGGCCTAATTTGAGAGAATCAAATTATCATTATATTGGAGATGGGCCTGGGGAAGgctataattttaatatcccTCTTAATGAAACAGGCATGACAAATTCTGATTATATTGCAATATTTCAACAAGTTTTGCTTCCAATGGCCTATGAA TTTCAACCGGATCTCATCATAGTCTCAGCTGGTTATGATGCAGCTCTTGGTTGTCCAGAG GGTTTAATGAATATTACCCCTGCCTGTTACACTCATTTACTGTCTTCACTCCTTGGTCTTGCAGCTGGTAAAGTAGCTGTAGTTTTAGAG ggTGGATACTGTTTAAAATCATTGGCGGAAAGTGCCGCACTCACTCTTAGAACGCTTTTAGGAGATCCATGTCCTATGATAGAAGATTTAGTACCACCTTGTAAAAG CATTCAAGAAACTATATTAAATGTGATATATGCACATAGATTACATTGGAAATGTTATCAGCATCAAGATTCTTACAGTGTTAACAGCACTAGCAGTTCtgataaaaaacaagatcagcATTTACCAATAGTTTTATTCAA TGGTCCAGATGAGTTGCCAACTATTTTTGAAACTCGAAATTGCTATCCTGTACAAAGCCAGGACGAATTGCatgaaataaacaaaaaattggagCATCTTCAACAAA TTACGAATCTTAAAAAAGCTCCGAATCGAGTATGCATCGTTTACGATGATAGAATGTTAAAACATTACAATGTGGTGGATGAATCTCATCCCGAAAAACCAGGCAGAATCACCagcattttttcaaaacacaaAGATTATAATTTGCTTGAACGTTGTATTTTACTGCag ggAAGAGCAGCAAGTGAGGAAGAAATTTTATTGGCGCATACACAAGACTATCTTGATAATATTAAAAAGACAGCAGAAACGAAATTAAAAGACTTAGCCAAACAGGCATCAAGTTTAAATTCTGTATATTTACATCCTGAAACTTGGACAAGTGCTGCAATATCAGCTGGTTCGTTACTACAAGTAGTAGATAGTATTTTGAATGGAGAAAGTCAAAGTGGAGTGGCTATTGTCAGGCCTCCTGGTCATCATGCTGAGGAGGACGCAGCATGtggtttttgcatttttaataatgtGGCTATTGCAGCTAAATACGCCGTCTCATGCCACAATTTGAAGAG AGTGTTAATTGTTGATTGGGATATCCATCATGGAAATGGAACACAGTCTATTTTAGAAAACGATTCGTCgattttatatatttctttACATCGTTATGACAATGGCAGTTTCTTCCCTCATTCCAAAGCAGCTAACTACAATGTAGTAGGTACTGGTAAGGGAGAAGGATTCAATGTAAATATTCCTTGGAATAAG AGGGGAATGGGTGATGCTGAATACATCGCAGCCTTTCAACAGGTGGTAATGCCGATCGCTTATCAATACAATCCTGAGTTAGTTCTAGTCTCAGCAGGCTTTGATGCTTGCATTGCTGATCCTTTAGGCG GCTGCAAAGTCAGTCCCGAGATGTACGGACACATGACGCATTGGCTTTCGTCTCTAGCAAATGGGCGAATAATCCTTACCTTGGAAGGTGGCTATAACGTGAATTCAATCAGCCACGCAATGACAATGTGCACTAAAGCATTACTAGGTGATCCTTTGGTGCCCTTGGATGCGCATCAGGTTGCCTGCCCGAGCGCGGTAGCTTCCATCAACAACGTCCTCCAAACGCACAAACAGTATTGGCCAAATTTGGTTTTTCAAAAGGCATTACCTCAAGAGAATGTGCTTCCAAAAGCTCGAGTGCCACGAGCTAAGCCAACTGAACGTTTGAGCACGCGCGAGAATTTTCCGAGTCTTCCACACAACGGCGATCCTGAGCAAGAACCCGAGCGTAATCAATCGCAGCCAGAAGATTCTACCGAGCAAATTTTGCAACTTGAGATTCATCTGGATAATTTATCGATTAGAGAATGCGTTAATCCTGATAAGAAGAAAGAGGATTTTAGTAATCCAGGAGGAAGCTCAACGGGTGGTAGTTCCGGCACAGATCAGCCGGGAACTTCTTCGCAAGGATCGACTAGTGAAACTCTGGCAGATTATCTACAAGACAATCTTCAG GCACTGTTAGCCGAAGAAATGTTCGCCGTGATTCCACTTAGTGATTGTCCACATTTGGGCTCAGTCAAAGAAGTTCCAGCTTCCGGTATTGACGTAAATAGCCCTTGTGTGGAGTGTTCAAGTACTGTTGAAAATTGGATTTGTCTCGAATGTTACACAGTACACTGCGCTCGTAATATCAATCAACACGCATTGCTACATGAACAGTCCACTCAACATCCACTAACTCTAAGTTTTAATGATGTATCGGTTTGGTGTTATGGTTGCGAGGCTTATATAGATAATCCA CGTTTATATGCAGCGCGAAATGCCGTCCATATCGGTAAATTTCACACAGAATTACCATGGACTTATTCAGACAATGCTGGAAGCTCAAGTTAA
- the LOC100119821 gene encoding histone deacetylase 6 isoform X7, with product MGLCASIKAKPSAAILAAKREAAQRKKALEKKSSNTVIRDIYQKAIDAKEMIRKDTGLVYDESMAEHRCLWDENYPECPERFTRVFQRCKELGLVERCKYITPRSAEYSELLLKHTPAHIEILKSTEGCNNEKKLEDLSSKYDAIYFHPSTYQLSLLATGSTINLVENICKENIQNGMAIIRPPGHHAMKAEYCGYCFFNNVAISAEVALKNNLAKRILIVDWDVHHGQATQQMFYNDPRVVYFSIHRYENGEFWPNLRESNYHYIGDGPGEGYNFNIPLNETGMTNSDYIAIFQQVLLPMAYEFQPDLIIVSAGYDAALGCPEGLMNITPACYTHLLSSLLGLAAGKVAVVLEGGYCLKSLAESAALTLRTLLGDPCPMIEDLVPPCKSIQETILNVIYAHRLHWKCYQHQDSYSVNSTSSSDKKQDQHLPIVLFNGPDELPTIFETRNCYPVQSQDELHEINKKLEHLQQITNLKKAPNRVCIVYDDRMLKHYNVVDESHPEKPGRITSIFSKHKDYNLLERCILLQGRAASEEEILLAHTQDYLDNIKKTAETKLKDLAKQASSLNSVYLHPETWTSAAISAGSLLQVVDSILNGESQSGVAIVRPPGHHAEEDAACGFCIFNNVAIAAKYAVSCHNLKRVLIVDWDIHHGNGTQSILENDSSILYISLHRYDNGSFFPHSKAANYNVVGTGKGEGFNVNIPWNKRGMGDAEYIAAFQQVVMPIAYQYNPELVLVSAGFDACIADPLGGCKVSPEMYGHMTHWLSSLANGRIILTLEGGYNVNSISHAMTMCTKALLGDPLVPLDAHQVACPSAVASINNVLQTHKQYWPNLVFQKALPQENVLPKARVPRAKPTERLSTRENFPSLPHNGDPEQEPERNQSQPEDSTEQILQLEIHLDNLSIRECVNPDKKKEDFSNPGGSSTGGSSGTDQPGTSSQGSTSETLADYLQDNLQALLAEEMFAVIPLSDCPHLGSVKEVPASGIDVNSPCVECSSTVENWICLECYTVHCARNINQHALLHEQSTQHPLTLSFNDVSVWCYGCEAYIDNPRLYAARNAVHIGKFHTELPWTYSDNAGSSS from the exons ATGGGGCTTTGCGCTTCTATTAAG GCAAAACCCTCTGCAGCTATTCTTGCTGCAAAAAGAGAAGCTGCACAGCGAAAGAAGGCCTTGGAAAAGAAGAGTAGTAATACAGTTATTCGAGACATTTACCAGAAAGCCATTGATGCAAAAGAGATGATTCGAAAAGACACTGGACTTGTATATGATGAGTCTATGGCAGAGCATAGATGTTTATGGGATGAGAATTACCCAGAATGTCCAGAAAGATTTACTAGAGTTTTCCAAAGGTGCAAAGAGTTAGGATTAGTTGAACGCTGTAAATATATTACTCCACGATCTGCTGAGTATAGTGAACTACTTTTAAAACATACACCTGCCCACATAGAGATACTGAAATCAACTGAAggttgtaacaatgaaaagaAATTGGAAGACCTGTCTTCAAAATATGATGCTATTTACTTCCATCCA TCTACATATCAACTGTCACTACTTGCAACAGGATCAACAATAAAtttagttgaaaatatttgtaaagaaaatattcaaaatggAATGGCTATAATAAG ACCCCCAGGTCATCATGCCATGAAAGCAGAATACTGTGGATACTGTTTTTTCAACAATGTAGCTATATCTGCCGAAGTAgccttaaaaaataatttagcaaAAAGAATTCTTATAGTAGATTGGGATGTTCACCATGGACAAGCAACTCAACaaatgttttataatgatCCAAG agtggtttatttttctatacatCGTTATGAAAATGGAGAATTTTGGCCTAATTTGAGAGAATCAAATTATCATTATATTGGAGATGGGCCTGGGGAAGgctataattttaatatcccTCTTAATGAAACAGGCATGACAAATTCTGATTATATTGCAATATTTCAACAAGTTTTGCTTCCAATGGCCTATGAA TTTCAACCGGATCTCATCATAGTCTCAGCTGGTTATGATGCAGCTCTTGGTTGTCCAGAG GGTTTAATGAATATTACCCCTGCCTGTTACACTCATTTACTGTCTTCACTCCTTGGTCTTGCAGCTGGTAAAGTAGCTGTAGTTTTAGAG ggTGGATACTGTTTAAAATCATTGGCGGAAAGTGCCGCACTCACTCTTAGAACGCTTTTAGGAGATCCATGTCCTATGATAGAAGATTTAGTACCACCTTGTAAAAG CATTCAAGAAACTATATTAAATGTGATATATGCACATAGATTACATTGGAAATGTTATCAGCATCAAGATTCTTACAGTGTTAACAGCACTAGCAGTTCtgataaaaaacaagatcagcATTTACCAATAGTTTTATTCAA TGGTCCAGATGAGTTGCCAACTATTTTTGAAACTCGAAATTGCTATCCTGTACAAAGCCAGGACGAATTGCatgaaataaacaaaaaattggagCATCTTCAACAAA TTACGAATCTTAAAAAAGCTCCGAATCGAGTATGCATCGTTTACGATGATAGAATGTTAAAACATTACAATGTGGTGGATGAATCTCATCCCGAAAAACCAGGCAGAATCACCagcattttttcaaaacacaaAGATTATAATTTGCTTGAACGTTGTATTTTACTGCag ggAAGAGCAGCAAGTGAGGAAGAAATTTTATTGGCGCATACACAAGACTATCTTGATAATATTAAAAAGACAGCAGAAACGAAATTAAAAGACTTAGCCAAACAGGCATCAAGTTTAAATTCTGTATATTTACATCCTGAAACTTGGACAAGTGCTGCAATATCAGCTGGTTCGTTACTACAAGTAGTAGATAGTATTTTGAATGGAGAAAGTCAAAGTGGAGTGGCTATTGTCAGGCCTCCTGGTCATCATGCTGAGGAGGACGCAGCATGtggtttttgcatttttaataatgtGGCTATTGCAGCTAAATACGCCGTCTCATGCCACAATTTGAAGAG AGTGTTAATTGTTGATTGGGATATCCATCATGGAAATGGAACACAGTCTATTTTAGAAAACGATTCGTCgattttatatatttctttACATCGTTATGACAATGGCAGTTTCTTCCCTCATTCCAAAGCAGCTAACTACAATGTAGTAGGTACTGGTAAGGGAGAAGGATTCAATGTAAATATTCCTTGGAATAAG AGGGGAATGGGTGATGCTGAATACATCGCAGCCTTTCAACAGGTGGTAATGCCGATCGCTTATCAATACAATCCTGAGTTAGTTCTAGTCTCAGCAGGCTTTGATGCTTGCATTGCTGATCCTTTAGGCG GCTGCAAAGTCAGTCCCGAGATGTACGGACACATGACGCATTGGCTTTCGTCTCTAGCAAATGGGCGAATAATCCTTACCTTGGAAGGTGGCTATAACGTGAATTCAATCAGCCACGCAATGACAATGTGCACTAAAGCATTACTAGGTGATCCTTTGGTGCCCTTGGATGCGCATCAGGTTGCCTGCCCGAGCGCGGTAGCTTCCATCAACAACGTCCTCCAAACGCACAAACAGTATTGGCCAAATTTGGTTTTTCAAAAGGCATTACCTCAAGAGAATGTGCTTCCAAAAGCTCGAGTGCCACGAGCTAAGCCAACTGAACGTTTGAGCACGCGCGAGAATTTTCCGAGTCTTCCACACAACGGCGATCCTGAGCAAGAACCCGAGCGTAATCAATCGCAGCCAGAAGATTCTACCGAGCAAATTTTGCAACTTGAGATTCATCTGGATAATTTATCGATTAGAGAATGCGTTAATCCTGATAAGAAGAAAGAGGATTTTAGTAATCCAGGAGGAAGCTCAACGGGTGGTAGTTCCGGCACAGATCAGCCGGGAACTTCTTCGCAAGGATCGACTAGTGAAACTCTGGCAGATTATCTACAAGACAATCTTCAG GCACTGTTAGCCGAAGAAATGTTCGCCGTGATTCCACTTAGTGATTGTCCACATTTGGGCTCAGTCAAAGAAGTTCCAGCTTCCGGTATTGACGTAAATAGCCCTTGTGTGGAGTGTTCAAGTACTGTTGAAAATTGGATTTGTCTCGAATGTTACACAGTACACTGCGCTCGTAATATCAATCAACACGCATTGCTACATGAACAGTCCACTCAACATCCACTAACTCTAAGTTTTAATGATGTATCGGTTTGGTGTTATGGTTGCGAGGCTTATATAGATAATCCA CGTTTATATGCAGCGCGAAATGCCGTCCATATCGGTAAATTTCACACAGAATTACCATGGACTTATTCAGACAATGCTGGAAGCTCAAGTTAA
- the LOC100119821 gene encoding histone deacetylase 6 isoform X3, with protein sequence MGLCASIKSELDARANLISAARKLADSEIQLIKAIDNSRHGNSDKELKTMSVKAKNSSNFINKKSARIANAKPSAAILAAKREAAQRKKALEKKSSNTVIRDIYQKAIDAKEMIRKDTGLVYDESMAEHRCLWDENYPECPERFTRVFQRCKELGLVERCKYITPRSAEYSELLLKHTPAHIEILKSTEGCNNEKKLEDLSSKYDAIYFHPSTYQLSLLATGSTINLVENICKENIQNGMAIIRPPGHHAMKAEYCGYCFFNNVAISAEVALKNNLAKRILIVDWDVHHGQATQQMFYNDPRVVYFSIHRYENGEFWPNLRESNYHYIGDGPGEGYNFNIPLNETGMTNSDYIAIFQQVLLPMAYEFQPDLIIVSAGYDAALGCPEGLMNITPACYTHLLSSLLGLAAGKVAVVLEGGYCLKSLAESAALTLRTLLGDPCPMIEDLVPPCKSIQETILNVIYAHRLHWKCYQHQDSYSVNSTSSSDKKQDQHLPIVLFNGPDELPTIFETRNCYPVQSQDELHEINKKLEHLQQITNLKKAPNRVCIVYDDRMLKHYNVVDESHPEKPGRITSIFSKHKDYNLLERCILLQGRAASEEEILLAHTQDYLDNIKKTAETKLKDLAKQASSLNSVYLHPETWTSAAISAGSLLQVVDSILNGESQSGVAIVRPPGHHAEEDAACGFCIFNNVAIAAKYAVSCHNLKRVLIVDWDIHHGNGTQSILENDSSILYISLHRYDNGSFFPHSKAANYNVVGTGKGEGFNVNIPWNKRGMGDAEYIAAFQQVVMPIAYQYNPELVLVSAGFDACIADPLGGCKVSPEMYGHMTHWLSSLANGRIILTLEGGYNVNSISHAMTMCTKALLGDPLVPLDAHQVACPSAVASINNVLQTHKQYWPNLVFQKALPQENVLPKARVPRAKPTERLSTRENFPSLPHNGDPEQEPERNQSQPEDSTEQILQLEIHLDNLSIRECVNPDKKKEDFSNPGGSSTGGSSGTDQPGTSSQGSTSETLADYLQDNLQALLAEEMFAVIPLSDCPHLGSVKEVPASGIDVNSPCVECSSTVENWICLECYTVHCARNINQHALLHEQSTQHPLTLSFNDVSVWCYGCEAYIDNPRLYAARNAVHIGKFHTELPWTYSDNAGSSS encoded by the exons ATGGGGCTTTGCGCTTCTATTAAG TCGGAATTAGATGCACGTGCCAATCTCATCAGCGCTGCTAGGAAATTAGCAGACAGTGAAATTCAGTTGATAAAAGCAATTGATAATTCTAGGCATGGTAATTCAGATAAAGAATTGAAAACCATGTCAGTAAAGGCTAAAAACTCTAGCAACTTTATCAACAAAAAATCAGCAAGGATAGCTAat GCAAAACCCTCTGCAGCTATTCTTGCTGCAAAAAGAGAAGCTGCACAGCGAAAGAAGGCCTTGGAAAAGAAGAGTAGTAATACAGTTATTCGAGACATTTACCAGAAAGCCATTGATGCAAAAGAGATGATTCGAAAAGACACTGGACTTGTATATGATGAGTCTATGGCAGAGCATAGATGTTTATGGGATGAGAATTACCCAGAATGTCCAGAAAGATTTACTAGAGTTTTCCAAAGGTGCAAAGAGTTAGGATTAGTTGAACGCTGTAAATATATTACTCCACGATCTGCTGAGTATAGTGAACTACTTTTAAAACATACACCTGCCCACATAGAGATACTGAAATCAACTGAAggttgtaacaatgaaaagaAATTGGAAGACCTGTCTTCAAAATATGATGCTATTTACTTCCATCCA TCTACATATCAACTGTCACTACTTGCAACAGGATCAACAATAAAtttagttgaaaatatttgtaaagaaaatattcaaaatggAATGGCTATAATAAG ACCCCCAGGTCATCATGCCATGAAAGCAGAATACTGTGGATACTGTTTTTTCAACAATGTAGCTATATCTGCCGAAGTAgccttaaaaaataatttagcaaAAAGAATTCTTATAGTAGATTGGGATGTTCACCATGGACAAGCAACTCAACaaatgttttataatgatCCAAG agtggtttatttttctatacatCGTTATGAAAATGGAGAATTTTGGCCTAATTTGAGAGAATCAAATTATCATTATATTGGAGATGGGCCTGGGGAAGgctataattttaatatcccTCTTAATGAAACAGGCATGACAAATTCTGATTATATTGCAATATTTCAACAAGTTTTGCTTCCAATGGCCTATGAA TTTCAACCGGATCTCATCATAGTCTCAGCTGGTTATGATGCAGCTCTTGGTTGTCCAGAG GGTTTAATGAATATTACCCCTGCCTGTTACACTCATTTACTGTCTTCACTCCTTGGTCTTGCAGCTGGTAAAGTAGCTGTAGTTTTAGAG ggTGGATACTGTTTAAAATCATTGGCGGAAAGTGCCGCACTCACTCTTAGAACGCTTTTAGGAGATCCATGTCCTATGATAGAAGATTTAGTACCACCTTGTAAAAG CATTCAAGAAACTATATTAAATGTGATATATGCACATAGATTACATTGGAAATGTTATCAGCATCAAGATTCTTACAGTGTTAACAGCACTAGCAGTTCtgataaaaaacaagatcagcATTTACCAATAGTTTTATTCAA TGGTCCAGATGAGTTGCCAACTATTTTTGAAACTCGAAATTGCTATCCTGTACAAAGCCAGGACGAATTGCatgaaataaacaaaaaattggagCATCTTCAACAAA TTACGAATCTTAAAAAAGCTCCGAATCGAGTATGCATCGTTTACGATGATAGAATGTTAAAACATTACAATGTGGTGGATGAATCTCATCCCGAAAAACCAGGCAGAATCACCagcattttttcaaaacacaaAGATTATAATTTGCTTGAACGTTGTATTTTACTGCag ggAAGAGCAGCAAGTGAGGAAGAAATTTTATTGGCGCATACACAAGACTATCTTGATAATATTAAAAAGACAGCAGAAACGAAATTAAAAGACTTAGCCAAACAGGCATCAAGTTTAAATTCTGTATATTTACATCCTGAAACTTGGACAAGTGCTGCAATATCAGCTGGTTCGTTACTACAAGTAGTAGATAGTATTTTGAATGGAGAAAGTCAAAGTGGAGTGGCTATTGTCAGGCCTCCTGGTCATCATGCTGAGGAGGACGCAGCATGtggtttttgcatttttaataatgtGGCTATTGCAGCTAAATACGCCGTCTCATGCCACAATTTGAAGAG AGTGTTAATTGTTGATTGGGATATCCATCATGGAAATGGAACACAGTCTATTTTAGAAAACGATTCGTCgattttatatatttctttACATCGTTATGACAATGGCAGTTTCTTCCCTCATTCCAAAGCAGCTAACTACAATGTAGTAGGTACTGGTAAGGGAGAAGGATTCAATGTAAATATTCCTTGGAATAAG AGGGGAATGGGTGATGCTGAATACATCGCAGCCTTTCAACAGGTGGTAATGCCGATCGCTTATCAATACAATCCTGAGTTAGTTCTAGTCTCAGCAGGCTTTGATGCTTGCATTGCTGATCCTTTAGGCG GCTGCAAAGTCAGTCCCGAGATGTACGGACACATGACGCATTGGCTTTCGTCTCTAGCAAATGGGCGAATAATCCTTACCTTGGAAGGTGGCTATAACGTGAATTCAATCAGCCACGCAATGACAATGTGCACTAAAGCATTACTAGGTGATCCTTTGGTGCCCTTGGATGCGCATCAGGTTGCCTGCCCGAGCGCGGTAGCTTCCATCAACAACGTCCTCCAAACGCACAAACAGTATTGGCCAAATTTGGTTTTTCAAAAGGCATTACCTCAAGAGAATGTGCTTCCAAAAGCTCGAGTGCCACGAGCTAAGCCAACTGAACGTTTGAGCACGCGCGAGAATTTTCCGAGTCTTCCACACAACGGCGATCCTGAGCAAGAACCCGAGCGTAATCAATCGCAGCCAGAAGATTCTACCGAGCAAATTTTGCAACTTGAGATTCATCTGGATAATTTATCGATTAGAGAATGCGTTAATCCTGATAAGAAGAAAGAGGATTTTAGTAATCCAGGAGGAAGCTCAACGGGTGGTAGTTCCGGCACAGATCAGCCGGGAACTTCTTCGCAAGGATCGACTAGTGAAACTCTGGCAGATTATCTACAAGACAATCTTCAG GCACTGTTAGCCGAAGAAATGTTCGCCGTGATTCCACTTAGTGATTGTCCACATTTGGGCTCAGTCAAAGAAGTTCCAGCTTCCGGTATTGACGTAAATAGCCCTTGTGTGGAGTGTTCAAGTACTGTTGAAAATTGGATTTGTCTCGAATGTTACACAGTACACTGCGCTCGTAATATCAATCAACACGCATTGCTACATGAACAGTCCACTCAACATCCACTAACTCTAAGTTTTAATGATGTATCGGTTTGGTGTTATGGTTGCGAGGCTTATATAGATAATCCA CGTTTATATGCAGCGCGAAATGCCGTCCATATCGGTAAATTTCACACAGAATTACCATGGACTTATTCAGACAATGCTGGAAGCTCAAGTTAA